Below is a genomic region from Pseudomonas frederiksbergensis.
GCCGCGATGGCCCTTCTTCAAGGCATGGTGGGCGATGGTCACGGTGACACTGGAACTGACCAGCAGCACCGTGTTCAGCAGCGGTAAACCCCAGGGGCTGATGACTTCCTTGGGTGGCGGGAAGAGGGTCGGGTCAGGGGTGTGCAGCAACGGCCAGGCGAACTGGAAGTTCGGCCAGAGCATGTGCGCGATGCCCTTGTGGCCTTCGCCGCCGAGCCAGGGTCCGGACAGGTTACGCACGTAGAACAGCGCACCGAAGAAGGCAATAAAGAACATCACTTCGGAGAAGATGAACCAGCTCATGCCCCAACGAAACGAGCGATCCATTTGGGCGCTATACAACCCGGACCGGCTCTCCTTGATCACTGTGCCGAACCAGCCAAAAAGCATATAGGCCAGCACCAGGCTGCCGACAAAAAAGATCAACGGGCCATGGGATTCGGGTCGGGCAGCCTTGAGGTCGTTGAACCAGGTGCCCAGTCCGAACAGGGTGGTGAACATGCCTACCGTGGCAATGATCGGCCATTTGCTCTGGGCGGGAACGTAATAATGCTCATGAGTTGCCATTTATTGTTCTCCTTATCGGGCACGCCTGGACGTCTCAAGGACCGGTATTGGTGCTTGCTACAACCGGCGGATGACGTGCGGTGATATCGAACAGCGTGTAAGCCAGCGTCAGGTGTTTCACATCCTTGGAAATCTCACGGTCGACGATGAAACGTACGGGCATCTCGATTCGCTCTCCGGGTTGCAACACCTGCTGGGTGAAGCAGAAACACTCGGTCTTGTGGAAATACACCGCCGCCGTGCCAGGAGAAATGCTGGGTATAGCCTGAGCACTCATCGGATGATCGGTCGGGTTGCGGGCGACAAAGATCATCTCGTTCACCGCGCCGGGATTGACCACCATGTCGTCGGCCTTGGGGTAAAAATCCCAGACCATGTCCACAGCGTTGGTCGACAGGAACTGCACGCGAATCTGTCGTGATGTGTCGACCACCTGTTCGCCCTCATACTGCCCCGCAGTTTTGCCATTGATGCCGAACGCCTTGCACATCACGTCGTAGATCGGCACCAGGGCAAAGCCAAAGGCGAACATGGCCACCACCAACAACAGCAAACGGGTGACCAGCCGTTTGAGCGAGATAGAGTCAGCCATGAACGTCTACCTTGCGGGCGCGGGTGTTCATTTCACTTCCGGCGGCGTGGTGAAGGTGTGATACGGCGCCGGCGACGGGATGCTCCACTCCAGGCCTTCGGCGCCATCCCACGGTTTGGCCGGTGCTGGCGGCCCGCCGCGGATGCACTTGATGACGATGAACAGGAAGAGAAGTTGCGTCGTGCCAAACATGAAGCCACCAATCGAGGAGACCATGTTGAAGTCGGCGAATTGCAGGTTGTAGTCCGGTACTCGCCGCGGCATCCCCGCCAACCCGACAAAGTGCATAGGGAAGAAGGTCAGGTTCATACCGACAAAAGACAGCCAGAAGTGCAGCTTGCCCAAGGTCTCGTCATACATGTGCCCGGTCCACTTCGGCAGCCAGTAATACGTGGAAGCGAAAATCCCGAAGATCGCGCCAGGTACCAGCACATAGTGGAAATGCGCCACCACAAAATAGGTGCCGTGGTACTGGAAGTCCGCAGGCGCCATGGCCAGCATCAACCCGGAGAAGCCGCCGATGGTGAACAAAATGACGAAGGCTACCGCAAACAACATCGGCGTCTCGAAGGTCAGAGAGCCTTGCCACATGGTGCTGACCCAGTTGAACACCTTCACGCCTGTCGGCACCGCAATCAGTAAGGTCGCGTACATGTAGAACAGCTCACCGACCAGTGGGATCCCGACCACGAACATGTGATGCCCCCAGACGATGAACGACAGGAAGGCAATACTGGCCGTGGCGTAAACCATTGAGGTGTAGCCAAACAGCGGTTTGCGTGAAAACGCCGGGATGATCGAACTGACCGCGCCGAAAGCCGGCAGGATCATGATGTACACCTCGGGGTGGCCGAAGAACCAGAACACGTGCTGGAACAACACCGGATCGCCGCCACCGGCGGCGCTGAAAAAGCTGGTGCCAAAGTGAATGTCCATCAGCATCATGGTCACGCACCCCGCCAGCACCGGCATCACCGCGATCAACAGGAACGCGGTGATCAACCACGTCCAGACGAACAACGGCATTTTCATCAGGGTCATGCCGGGAGCGCGCAGGTTGAGAATGGTCGAGATCACGTTGATCGAACCCATGATCGAACTGATGCCCATCAGGTGGATGGCGAAGATAAAGAACGTCGCGCTTGCCGGTCCGTAGGTCGTCGACAACGGCGCATAGAAGGTCCAGCCGAAGTTGGGCCCGCCGCCCGGCATGAACAGGGTCGACACCAGCAGCAGAAACGCTGCCGGTAACAGCCAGAAACTGAAGTTGTTCATCCGCGGCAGGGCCATGTCCGGCGCACCGATCATCAGCGGAATCATCCAGTTGGCGAGGCCGACGAATGCTGGCATCACTGCACCGAAGACCATAACCAGACCATGCATGGTGGTCATCTGGTTGAAGAACTCTGGCTGGACGATGTGCAGTCCCGGCTGGAACAGTTCGGCACGGATCACCATGGCGAACGAGCCACCGAGCAGGAACATGGAAAAGCTGAACCACAGGTACAGGGTGCCAATGTCTTTATGGTTGGTGGTCAGCACCCAGCGCATCAAGCCCTTGGCGGGACCGTGGGCGTGGTTGTCAACGATTGCATGACCATGGTCATCGCTCACAGCATTCATGTCCTGTCTCCTGCAAACGGCTGGGCTGGGCAGCCAGGGGTGAAGAGCCCTGGCCAGTTCCGAGAGCACGTAATAGGCTGGGTCATTTGCTTTCTGCCTGTTTCAGGGCCAGAACGTCTTTGGGCGTGACCATGTCACCCTTGTTGTTGCCCCAGGCATTACGCTCGTAGGTCACAACGGCGGCGATGTCGACCTCCGACAACTGTTTGCCGAAGGCGGCCATGGCAGTGCCAGGCTTGCCGAAGAAGACCCGATGCAGATGGCCCTCTATCGGACCCGTGGCGATTGGCGAACCTTTGAGCGCCGGAAACATGGGTGGCAAGCCCTGACCTTCGGCCTGGTGACAGGCCACGCAGGTAGTGTGATAGATCTTGTCGCCGCGTTCCTTCAGCTCGTCGAGGGTCCACTCTTTGCTGGTCAGCTCTTTGAGCTTGGCGGCGTCGGCTTTGCGATCGGTCAGCCAGGTGTCGTAATCGGCCTGGGTTCTGACATCGACCACAATCGGCATGAAGCCATGGTCCTTGCCACACAGCTCGGAGCACTGTCCGCGGTAGATACCGGGCTTGTCGATACGGGTCCAGGCCTCGTTGACGAACCCGGGTATCGCATCGCGCTTGACCGAGAACGCCGGCACCCACCAGGAGTGGATCACGTCAGCGGAGGTCACCAGAAAGCGCACCTTGGCACCGACCGGTAGTACCAACGGTTGATCGACTTCCAGCAGGTAGTTTTCGCCTTTCACGGCCTGGTTATGTATCTGTTCTTGCGGTGTGGCCAGGTTGCTGAAGAACTCGACGTCCTGGCCCAGGTATTTGTAATGCCACTTCCACTGATAACCGGTGATCTGGATATCGATATCCGGCTCACTGGTGTCATACATCTTGATCAGGGTCGCGGTCGCCGGAACAGCCATGGCAACCAGAATGATGAAAGGCACCACGGTCCAGAGAATCTCGACCGTCGTACTTTCATGGAATTTGGCGGCCACCTGCCCGGTGGAGCGCCGATGCATCATCATCGACCAGAACATGGCGCCGAAAACGATAATGCCGATCACCACACAGACCCAGAAAATGGTCATGTGCAGGTCGAATACTGCGTGACTGATTTCAGTCGCTCCAGGCGCCATATTCACAGTCCAGGCCGCTTGTGCCTGGCTGAAAATCGACCACAACAGGAGGCCCATCCAGACGTGTGGATGTCGCATCATTGCGGGTTCCCCTTATCGTTCTTGTTATCCCGCCGGCTAACACCGGCGGCAAGGGAGCGGCTTTTTCAGACTACGAACTTGAATCGCCGGGCCTTGCTGCTTATGCAGTCGGGCGTCATCAGCTAACTCCATTCAAATCCGAGTATAGACAGCGAGTCAGACCTCGCAATGCGATGGCGTAAATGAACTGAAACACCTGACACTTGCGCCACAGGCCACGGATGGAGAAGGATGTGGGATCGGTGATGGCAAATCGATATAACGCAGCGGCATCAAAGGTGAAATAATTATGACAAATACGTCTTAGCCACTTTTATAAGCAGGCTAACTTATGTCTTCCCCTATTTCCTTGCATTCGTTTCCTGGAGTTTTCATGAACACCGCCGCATTGCGCGAGCAGATTCAACGTGCCCAACAACATGAAGCCGAAACCGGTCAGCTGACCCGTCAGCTGGAAGTCCAATTGCCGCACCTGCATTCAGCCATCCAATTGCCGGACATCGACGCCAAGGGCGTGATGACCCGTTTTGTCACCGCTTATATAGAACAAGTGCCGGACTTGCTCGACGCTGCCAACGACGTAGCGCGTGAAGCGGGGATCGAGTCGCAGATCAAACCGGTGCTGACAATCGCCGAGCAGTTCTTCCTCCAACCACCGGCGATCATGGCCGGTCACGAAGGCCTGGATAGTCTGCTGGACGAAGCCTACCTGGCACATCGCCTGGTAGAAGAGGTTAACGACCTCTACATCAAACATTTCGGCCAGCCACTGATCCCATTGGACATGACTGTCGCCAACCTGATTGCCCACCAACTGATCGGCGAGGAGTTCGCCAATCAACTGGATGAGGCTGTGCATCACGCCGTTGATGAGATGCTGAACGAAGAAAGCTTCGCGCTGGAGTCCGTCGAAGCCTACCGGGAAAAGCTCAACAGCCCGGACACTGGCGCCGCCTGGAAGCGCTGGCCGTGCCTGTCGCGTCAGCTGGGCGTAGGCCTGGAACTGGATCAGCCTGCGGCTTGATCCGTAGCGTCTAAAAGATCGCAGCCTTCGGCAGCTCCTACGGGTGTATGTAATTCCCTGTAGGAGCTGCCGGAGGCTGCGATCTTTTGCTTTAAACCCTGACGGAGCCTATCCCCACGGTCGTCCGCAATCGCCCCTCCAATCTGCGTTTCAACCCACGCGCCTCGATCAGCAGTTTCGAGCCTTTGCTGGCATTGGCCCGCCCCCATTCCTCAAGCAACTCCAGACATGAGTGGTCGATGTAACTCAGGTTACTGAGCGGCACATGCACCGTCGTACCGGCCGGAATAGCCTTGAGGACCCGGCTCAATGCTGGCACCTTGAGAAAGGTCGCAGCCCCCATCAGTCGCAACTCCATTTCGCCCTCTGCCGGAAGGTCGATCAGGCTGATTTTAAGTCGCGAGGCCTTCCAGGCCAGCTTCGCCAGGGTCAGGCCAAAACCGATCAGTACACCGGTCAGCAAATCGCTGAAGATGATCGCCAGCGCAGTCGCCGCATAGGTAAACATTGGCATCCGGCCATACCGTCCCAGTCCGCGAAACGCCTTCAAGTCCACCAGTTTCACCCCGGTATACACCAGCACGCCCGCCAGGCTGGCGACCGGAATGCTTTGCAGCACGCTGGACAGCAGCAATACAAACGCCAGCAGCCAGACACCGTGAAAAATCGCCGACAACCGAGTCTTGGCGCCGGCCTGTACGTTGGCTGAACTGCGCACGATCACGCCCGTCATCGGCAGCGCACCGACCAGACCGCAGAGCATGTTGCCGACACCTTGGGCGGACAATTCGCGGTCGAAATCCGAACGCTCGCCGCTGTGCATACGATCTACCGCCGCTGCCGAAAGCAGGGTTTCGGCGCTGGCAATGAAAGCCACGGCGAAGGCGGCGATCAGCAGATTGGGGTCGGCCAGATTCAACAGGTCGGCCGGCTTCAGCCAGTCAATCGCCTCGGCCAGGTTAGCCGGGACTTCAACCCGTTTGACGTTCAATGCCAGCGCCAGACTGGCAAGGGTCGCCAAACCAACGCCGAGCAAGGCGCCAGGAATGA
It encodes:
- a CDS encoding cytochrome c oxidase subunit 3 is translated as MATHEHYYVPAQSKWPIIATVGMFTTLFGLGTWFNDLKAARPESHGPLIFFVGSLVLAYMLFGWFGTVIKESRSGLYSAQMDRSFRWGMSWFIFSEVMFFIAFFGALFYVRNLSGPWLGGEGHKGIAHMLWPNFQFAWPLLHTPDPTLFPPPKEVISPWGLPLLNTVLLVSSSVTVTIAHHALKKGHRGALKIWLALTVLLGWAFLGFQAKEYIHAYHELGLTLGSGVYGATFFMLTGFHGAHVTIGTIILFVMLMRVMRGHFSAEHQFGFEAASWYWHFVDVVWIGLFVFVYVL
- a CDS encoding cytochrome c oxidase assembly protein, with product MADSISLKRLVTRLLLLVVAMFAFGFALVPIYDVMCKAFGINGKTAGQYEGEQVVDTSRQIRVQFLSTNAVDMVWDFYPKADDMVVNPGAVNEMIFVARNPTDHPMSAQAIPSISPGTAAVYFHKTECFCFTQQVLQPGERIEMPVRFIVDREISKDVKHLTLAYTLFDITARHPPVVASTNTGP
- the ctaD gene encoding cytochrome c oxidase subunit I, with translation MNAVSDDHGHAIVDNHAHGPAKGLMRWVLTTNHKDIGTLYLWFSFSMFLLGGSFAMVIRAELFQPGLHIVQPEFFNQMTTMHGLVMVFGAVMPAFVGLANWMIPLMIGAPDMALPRMNNFSFWLLPAAFLLLVSTLFMPGGGPNFGWTFYAPLSTTYGPASATFFIFAIHLMGISSIMGSINVISTILNLRAPGMTLMKMPLFVWTWLITAFLLIAVMPVLAGCVTMMLMDIHFGTSFFSAAGGGDPVLFQHVFWFFGHPEVYIMILPAFGAVSSIIPAFSRKPLFGYTSMVYATASIAFLSFIVWGHHMFVVGIPLVGELFYMYATLLIAVPTGVKVFNWVSTMWQGSLTFETPMLFAVAFVILFTIGGFSGLMLAMAPADFQYHGTYFVVAHFHYVLVPGAIFGIFASTYYWLPKWTGHMYDETLGKLHFWLSFVGMNLTFFPMHFVGLAGMPRRVPDYNLQFADFNMVSSIGGFMFGTTQLLFLFIVIKCIRGGPPAPAKPWDGAEGLEWSIPSPAPYHTFTTPPEVK
- the coxB gene encoding cytochrome c oxidase subunit II, yielding MMRHPHVWMGLLLWSIFSQAQAAWTVNMAPGATEISHAVFDLHMTIFWVCVVIGIIVFGAMFWSMMMHRRSTGQVAAKFHESTTVEILWTVVPFIILVAMAVPATATLIKMYDTSEPDIDIQITGYQWKWHYKYLGQDVEFFSNLATPQEQIHNQAVKGENYLLEVDQPLVLPVGAKVRFLVTSADVIHSWWVPAFSVKRDAIPGFVNEAWTRIDKPGIYRGQCSELCGKDHGFMPIVVDVRTQADYDTWLTDRKADAAKLKELTSKEWTLDELKERGDKIYHTTCVACHQAEGQGLPPMFPALKGSPIATGPIEGHLHRVFFGKPGTAMAAFGKQLSEVDIAAVVTYERNAWGNNKGDMVTPKDVLALKQAESK
- a CDS encoding SulP family inorganic anion transporter codes for the protein MRAAQLKAVLPRELLASVVVFLVALPLCMGIAIASGMPPAKGLITGIIGGLVVGWLAGSPLQVSGPAAGLAVLVFELVRQHGLAMLGPILLLAGFLQLVAGRLRLGCWFRVTAPAVVYGMLAGIGVLIVLSQVHVMLDGVPKPSGLDNLSGFPAAVAHALPTLGGGPGWQAGLLGLSTILVMGLWEKFRPQSLRFIPGALLGVGLATLASLALALNVKRVEVPANLAEAIDWLKPADLLNLADPNLLIAAFAVAFIASAETLLSAAAVDRMHSGERSDFDRELSAQGVGNMLCGLVGALPMTGVIVRSSANVQAGAKTRLSAIFHGVWLLAFVLLLSSVLQSIPVASLAGVLVYTGVKLVDLKAFRGLGRYGRMPMFTYAATALAIIFSDLLTGVLIGFGLTLAKLAWKASRLKISLIDLPAEGEMELRLMGAATFLKVPALSRVLKAIPAGTTVHVPLSNLSYIDHSCLELLEEWGRANASKGSKLLIEARGLKRRLEGRLRTTVGIGSVRV